TCGATATAGCGTTGCATCACGCGGTTGATGCGGTGCAGGCGCGTAGCCGATAGTCCCACATCTTCTGGTGCAACGGTGGGAAGCCCTGGATCACTGTTCAAGATTTACCCCTTTCGCTTAAAGTATGTTTCTCTCAATTCGCTGTCCCGTTCAGTCCATTCGCTGTCCCGTTCAGTCCATTTACCAGATCCGGTGGTATGGAGGCCACGTGAATCTGGGGCTGTCCGCTCAGGTCGGATGTGAACACCATCCACCGCATATCCGGAGTGGCGTAGGCGTGCGGATGCGCTTTTTTGACGAGAATTGAGGTGCGGGCGTCGCATACGACCGCATTTTTTCCCGTCTGGATGGATCCCAGTATGAGCTTGCCGGATCCCTGCCAGTCATCGGCAAAAAAGTACTGGCCGCACGGAGATGTCCCCAGGTGATTAAATCGGTACCCGCGCGAGACGCTCCGGGGCGGTGCCCCGGCTTTTACGCCCAGCAGATTGCCCTTTTCGGGGGTGTAGTCGCCTTCTGCAAAATACCATTCTTCGGGGCTGTGTAGCCCCCGGGCGTTTGGGGCACGGACTGTGAGCAAGATCTCGTTCGTTCCTGCAATCCAGGCTTCGTGTCCTACGATGCTGGGCGTATAAGGTTCCCCTACCTGCAACCGCGTCACCTTTCCGCTCGGGATGTCCAGGAGAAATTCTGTGGCACCCTGTTCTCCGAAAATTACCGCTCTGGTACCGTCGGGCAGTACTTTGCACCCCCGGTTGTGCTGTACCATAATTTGCTTGCCCCAGGTGGGCTCGAACTGGGTGTGGGGGTTGCAAATATCCGGATCGGTGTGGATGAGATCCCGCGTGCCGGTCTTCAAATCCAGCAGTTCGATCCCAAACATCTGGGGTTCCAGGCTGAGGGTGACGCCATAGGCGTAGTAGCGCTCGTCGGGAGACACTGTGTCCATCCCCCGGTGCTGAAAATCTTCGGGAAATTCGAAGATCACCTCCCATTCGCCCGTGGCGAGATCCACCCGCCGCAGTTCCAGGCATTTTCCCTCCTGTACGTGGCGGTAGTAAAAGATCCCGGTGTGGCTCATCCCCGGTGCCCGCAGTCCCTGCCCCACAACCTCACTCTTCCAGGTCCCGAATTCACAGATCACATATTCGTTGTAGTTAGAGCTGGATTTCGGATTTTGTCGTTCGTACACAAAAACCCGGGAGTCCGCCGAACAGTAGGGCTGTTCGCAGTAAATATTGGATTTTTCGAGTGGGTCGTCGGTGATCTGATAGACGACAGCGCCGCTTGCATCTTCCTCAAGTATTCTGGCCATAGCTGGTCTCCTTTTCTATCGTCCTCCTGGTTCTGGTGGCCAATGTTCTGTTATGGGTCAACCAGATTGTCGTTAATATAGTCCCAGTTGAAATCAAATCCCAGACCTGGTAGCTGAGGGAGGATGACATTGCCGTCATCATCCATGGGATCTACAATGGAATTCAAATAGGGGGGTGGGGTTTCGTAGTCGAAGTCGGGACGCAAGAGGCCGCGTTCATAGTATTCACAAGTTGCTTCTGTTGTTGCGCCCAGGATTTGCATGTTTGCCCATCCGCCATAGTGCATTTCACACTGAATGCCGAAGGCCTGTGCTATGTTGACCATTTTGTAGCATCCCGTGATGCCGCCATAGTTTTGATCGATGCGCAGCATGTCAGATGCGCCCTGGAGTACCCATTCGGCGCGTGTAAAGACGCCGCCGGGAATGTGTTCTGGCGAGAGTATGGCGATGTCCAGTTCGCGGGTCAATCGTCGGTATGCTTCTGTTCGCGTTTCGATCATGGGATGTTCCAGCCAGTAGTAATTCAGTTTTTCCAGTTCGCGACCGACCCACAGCGATTGCTCTAAAGTGTAAACGCCAAAGGGGTCTAACATCAAGACCATGTCGTCGCCGACGGCTTCGCGCACGGCTTTGCATACTTCTATGTCTTCTTTGGGAAATCCGGGTACCTGTGGGGCAGGTTCCCAGGTGTGTGGGTTCCAGCAGATGTACGCGTGAACTTTGTATGCTTTGTATCCCTGTTTTTTGCATTCGAGTGCATGTTCGGCATAGTCTTCGGGTTTGCCGATGTTTGGATAGGTGCTGGCATAAGCTTTTACTTTGTCGCGCGCACCGCCGAGGATCTTGTGTACGGGCAGGTCAACCATTCTGCCCAGCAGGTCCCAAAGGGCGCAATCGACTGCGCCCATCACGTGCTCTGGCAAACTGTGACCGAAGGTGACCAACTGGTCCATCCAGTTCCAGATTTTTTCACGCGCTAAGGGATCTTCACCGATCAACAGGCGCTTGATCGGGCCTTCGAGATATCGGCGGTCGCCACCGACCATATATCCTTCAAGCCCTTCATCTGTAGCGATTTTGAAGATCGAGCTTGCCGATTCTTTTTGCTCTTCTCCCCAGATGCCGTAGCCCCACTTACTCGGTCGAGACCTGCCGCCTGGCACTCGGAATGTGATGACTTCGATGTCTGTAATTTTCATGGGGTCCTCAATTCAAAAGACGGAAAGGAATACAGATTACTCGCGATGTTTCAAATTAGCTTCTTATACGGAAAAATCAAGCCCTAAGAAAAAAAGGCTTACAAGAATTCTTGCAAGCCTTTTTTAAGTTTATGGTGGGCGATACTGGATTCGAACCAGTGACCTCCTGCTTGTAAGGCAGGCGCTCTAACCAACTGAGCTAACCGCCCGGATAATGTTTAAACCTATCTCACATCGGTTGATGGCTCATCTTTTTTATTGCCACTGAGCAGGGCTATTGGGATCAATACGCAGTAACCGAGTACGAGCAGCAGCGGGGCAAGCGTGAGCGACATAAAGCCATCGACTGGCGGTAGCGAAAGAAAAACATAGCCCAGTGCAATGGTGGCAAGCCCGAGCCCAAATAGCCACATATTCCGTTCTGAATAGGGCAACTTTGGCCGGGGTTTGGGGGTGTGGCGTTGTCGCGCTCGGCGAGGAGGCATAATAGAATTCCTATCGACGTTCTGTAATGCGGGCAGCACGACCGCGCAGATCGCGCAGGTAAAAAATTTTCGATCGCCGCACTTTACCGCGACGCAGTACTTCAATTTTGGCTATGCGAGGCGTGTGCAGTGGAAAGATGCGCTCTACCCCAACGCCACCCGTGCTAATTTTTCGAACTGTAAATGTCGCGTGAATACCCGGTCCCCGGCGCTGGATGACCACACCCTCAAAGAGCTGGATGCGTTCTTTTTCCCCTTCTACCACGCGGACATGTACGCGCACGGTATCGCCAGCTTCAAACGCGGGTATATCATCGCGCAGTTGTGCTTCGGAAACAGATTTCAAAATGGCATCCATGATTTACATACTCCTGAAAAAAATTAAAGTTCAATACGAATCAACGAATCAACGAATCAACGAATCGAAGCTCGTAGTGATTTTGGGTGGTTGGGCGGGGTTCGTCTATTCGTCTATTCGTCTATTCCAACAAATCGGGGCGTCGCTCAAGCGTGCGTTGTCGCGCGTTGTCTCGCCGCCATTGGGCGACTTTTTTGTGATCTCCGCTAAGTAACGCCTCTGGCACGGTTAAGCCTTCAAATTCACGAGGTCGCGTGTACCACGCACAATCCAACAGGCCATTTTGAAACGAGTCTTCAAGTGCCGACTCGGCATTGCCAATGGCGCCGGGAATTAACCGGATCAATGCATCAATCAAAATGAGGGCGGGCAATTCGCCGCCGCTGAGCACGTAATCACCAATTGAAATTTCATCATCGACATAGTTTTCGCGGACGCGCTCATCAATGCCGCGATAGTGTCCGCACAACAATACGAGATGGTCTGACAAAGACAATTCATTGGCCACAGATTGCGTAAATAGCCGTCCTTGAGGCGTGAGAAAAATCACGCGGCCACCTGTGGGGAGTGCTTCTATCGCGCGTGCAATGGGTTCGGGTTTGAAGATCATCCCCGCACCGCCGCCATAAGGCGTATCGTCGATTGTTTTGTGTTTGTCGTCTGCGTGGTCTCGAAGGTCGTGCGCCAAAATGTCGATCAATCCCGCATCAATGGCGCGTCGCGGGATACTGTATTTCAGCACATCCCGAATCAGATCGGGAAAAATTGTGATTACGTCTATTCGCATCACAGATGGTCGTCCTACAAAAGCCCTTCGATTTCCTGCACGATAATTTTTCCGGCTTTTTGATCCACGTGGACAATCTCGCGTACGGCTGGGATCAATACGTCTTCGCCGTTGCGATCTACCACATACACATCGTTGGCCGGATACGACAGGACTTCTACGACATGTCCCACCATGGTGCCCGATGCTGTTTCAACTGGTAGTCCCTCGAGTTCAAAAACGTAAAACGAATCGTCGGGTAAGGGATGCACAGCATCGCGGGGTACCAAAATAAAGTGTTCGCGCAATCGTCCCACATGTTCAGGGGTGTCAATGTCTTGAAATTTGATTGCCAGGCGCGAACCATAAGCGCGTACATAAGCCACGTTTAATGCAGAATATGTGCCATCGGGCGCTTCAACGCGCACAGAGTCCAAGTCGTCAAATCGTTGTGGAAAATCGGTCAGCGGTAGCAAAAAAGCTTCACCCCGAATGCCCCGGGGTTTCATGATTTTGCCAATCGTGACAAAATCCGGCTCCAAGACTCATTCCTCAGATGGGGCGTCTGACTCAGCATCCTCAGGTTGCGCGTCTTCATTCTGATCTTGTTTGAGCAGACCCTTTTGGCGAAATAAACTGCGCACTGTATCGGATGGCTGTGCGCCCACGCCCAACCAATACCTTATGCGGTCTTCTTTTAATTCGATAATCTGGGGATCTTTTGTCGGATTATAATGCCCCAAAACCTCGATGAACCGTCCGTCGCGAGGTGAGGAGGCCTCGGCCGCTACCACGCGGAAGAACGGCGCTTTTTTTGCGCCCATACGACGTAAGCGAAGTCGAACCAAATCAAACTCCTTTGTGTTATCCGAACATCGGAATTGCCATTTTGCCCTGTTTTTCCATACGGGACATGCGTTTCATCATTTTTTGCATCATGTTGAATTGCTTGAGCAATTTGTTGACATCTTGAATACTGCGCCCGCTGCCATTTGCAATGCGTTTGCGCCTGCTGCCATTAATAATATGCGGTTTGTCGCGTTCTGCTGGGGTCATTGAATAGATGATTGCCTCAATATGCGTGAAGGCCTTTTCATCCACCTGCAAGTCCGGCATGGACTTGCTTACTCCGGGAATCATTTTCATCAGTTGATCTAAGGGGCCCATCTGCCTGATTTGCGCCATTTGCTCGAGGAAATCGTCAAATGTGAACGATGCCGAGCGAAGCTTTTGCTCGACTTTTTTCGCCTGTTCATCGTCAATGGACGCCTGTGCTTTTTCCACCAGTGTAACCACATCGCCCATGCCCAAAATGCGAGAGGCCATGCGGTCGGGATGAAATACTTCCAGGCCATCGACTTTTTCGCTGACGCCGATGTATTTAATCGGGACGCCGGCAACCTCGCGGATGGATAAAGCTGCGCCGCCGCGGGTGTCGCTGTCCATGCGCGTGAGTACTACACCCGAAAAATTGAGTTTTTCGTAAAAGGCCGAGGCTGACGATACGGCATCTTGCCCGGTCATGGCGTCGCACACAAACAGAATTTCTGAGGGCGATACGGCTTCGCGGATGCGAAATACCTCATCCATGCGCTCGTCATCCACGTGTAGCCGACCCGCTGTATCGAGTATCACGACATCGCGATTTTCATTTTTCGCCCGATCCATCGCTTGCGTGCAAATATCGACCGGATCGGTGCCTTCTGGCGCCCGGTGTACGGGCACGCCCACTTGCTCGGCGAGCACGCAAAGTTGATCAATTGCTGCGGGACGATAAATATCAGCCGCCACGAGCAAGGGTTTTTTGTTTTCCGATGCCAATAGTCGGGCCAATTTTGCTGAGGCTGTCGTTTTACCCGATCCCTGGAGCCCAACCATCATTATTGCTGAGGGTGGCGATTCCGCAAATTGCAATGCGGCATTTTGATTGCCCATCAACGCGATCAATTCGTCGTGGACAACTTTTACAACTTGTTGCCCGGGCGTGATGCTTTTGAGCACTTCCTGACCTATTGCGCGTTCTTTGATCCGCGCAATAAAAGAGCGGGCAACTTTGTAGTTGACATCTGCCTCGAGCAATGCCCGGCGCACCTCTCGCATGGCGTCGTCGATGTTCGCCTCGCTCAATCGACCGCGGCTGCGAAGTTGCTTAAATACGCCATTGAGGCGCTCTGTCAACATTTCAAACATGAAAAACCCTTAAAAATGGCGGGGCAAGACGGAGAAATATAGAAGATTCGCCGATTTTATGCAAGAAATAAGCGGACGAAAATCCCTATCCCATTGCCGCCTGGCGAATGGCCTGTACGTTTTTTGCAATGGCCCCGTCGCGAAATACCGCTGAACCCGCTACGAGCACTTGTACGCCCGCTTCGACCACCTGATGTGCGTTTTCTACGCCAATGCCACCGTCAATTTCTATTTCGACGTCCAATTCCTGCCGCACGATTTCGGCTTTTAATGCCCGCACCCGATCGAGAGACGCCGGCATAAATGACTGGCCACCAAAGCCAGGTTCGACCGACATAATGAGTGCGAGGTCCAGGCTGGGTAACAGAGGAAATAACGCCTCGATTTCCGTGCCCGGGCGCAGGGTAGCACCGGCTTTCATATTGGCTTTTCGGATGCGATCCAACAGTGGGGGTACATCTTCTTCGATTTCGACATGAACGGTCAAAATATCTGTGCCTGCGTCGGCAAAATCTTGCAAATATTTACCGGGTTCAGATATCATGAGATGCACGTCCAGCACCAGGTCTGTTGTTTTGCGAATGGCTTCGACGACCAGCGCTCCAAAGGTGATATTGGGCACAAAATGCCCGTCCATAATATCCAGATGGATATATTCGGCACCGGCCTCTTCGACCAGGCGCACCTGATTTTCGAGCGTGCGGAAATCGGCAGAGAGAAATGATGGGGCGATTTTTACCATTTTAACCTCAAATAAAATTTCTCACAGCTTACTCACAATCAATAGCACAGGAGACCCGCGTTTTATTGGCGTGCCCGATTCTGGCTCCTGGCGGATTACGATGTCGGGTTCATAAGCAGTGCTAAATTCGTATCGGATATTATTGGGTTGCAGACCGAGCGATAATAACAGACGCCGGGCTTCGTCTAATTTTAGCTCGGTAACCCGGGGCATATTGACAAATGCGCGAGGCGGACCCGTGCTTACAATCAGTTCGACCTGCGTCCCCTGGGCGACTTTTTCGCCAGCTTTGGGTTTGTGGTCGATAATATTGCCTTCTTTTATTTCTGAAGATGATATTTCGGTGATTTTACCGACGGTCAAATCCGCCTGTGTAATCCACAATTGAGCCTGTCGCAGAGGGCGGTTGCGAAGATCGGGTACGACGTGGAGACGCTGCCCCAAACTCGGCGCAATATAGACCGTGCGATTGGGTTTTACGTGCGAGAGGGCAGACGGATTTTGCCACACAATTTGTCCTGCAGGCACAGAAGTATCCCAGCGCGGTTCTCGCTCTTTCATGCGCAGGCCCTTGTTTTGCAATTGCGCCTGCGCCTGTGAAGGGGTAAGCCCGATGAGGTCGGGAACGGCGACTTCTACGCCTTGCCGCACATAGATCGGCATTGCAATTTGATCGATTACAATCAATCCGATTATTGCCGTAAATATGGCACACGCACCCAAAAGAGCGATTTCGCGCAAAATTTTCAAGGCCAAATTCATGATTCCAAAATAGCCGAAGGCCCAAATCCTGTCAAGCGCGGATACCTTAGTAATGCTCGTAGATTACCGAAGCGCGGTGCGTGATTCCCAGTACTGTATGCCATACTGCGGCATAGTCAATCGCAAAGCCATTTTTTCGCAGGCCAAACCCCGCGCTCAATCTTTCCGGGCGGCTACCTGCTCCTGTGCGTAGCACCAGTTGGGGGTGGATATGATACATTATCCCAATGCCCGCACCTGTGGGAAAATTCGCTTCTTTCTGTATATCTGCCACCAGCGCGACTCTCGGCATGGCGACAATGCCCATTCCCACGGTGCCACCCTGTCCCAAAAGCGATGTGTGACTGCCACCTGCATTCCAGATTGTTGCGCCCAGAAAGACGCCTTCGCGTATCTGCAATTTTATTCCCGCATCGAATACCACCCAGTGTTGTGTGGGTATTCCCGCTGTGCTCAGTTGCAAGGCGCGTATGCCGAGTCCCAGGCTCAGTTTTGGATATATGCGCAGTCCATAAATGAGACCAAATACCTGCTCTTTGTATAGCGCGAACCCAAATCCCGTATATCTCGCGCCCAGGCCGTGGCGGCCAATCCGCAGGCCAGCACTGAACGCATGGGTTGCCAGTTCGGCTATTCCAAAGGGCCGATCATACGTGCCAAACAAGCTTATTCGCTTGCCCCAGGCCAATGCCGCGGGATTCCAAAATGCGCCTGCAGCACCGGTTGCGAGTGCCACGCCCGCATCGCCAGCACCTGAGGTATGGGCACCAATGGGTTGAAATTCAAAGGCTGTGTGAGCAGATGAAGGGAGGAGTGTGAAAAGTACAATCTGGCAATACTTTGTTCGCAGAATGCGGAATAGCGGACTGAGAAATAGTTGATCTGGCATGTGAGACCACGTATGGAATGGGTTAGGGGTGCGTGTTTTTCGCAGTCTATCTGCAAATGACATGCCAGATACCTATCTTTTTTTTAACATGTTGATATTACACGCCAAGTCTGTTTATTTTCGATCAGTACAGGCGGGTCCCTGTCGCCTGTTATGCGACAGAATATTTCAATCTGTCGCTCGTTATGAGACAAAAAGTTCTCTTTATCGAAGGAGTAAAACGCGATGTCATGAGGAAATCCTTTTGAGGTTGAGCAATGGGAAGGATAAACGACAGTTCGTTTCGCGTTTGATTTTTTAACAAAAAGACCGATATTTTGTCTGTCCTATTTTTACCAATCTTCACCTGGGAGAGAAGGTTATGGCTTATTTTACCGATGAAGAAAAATTGCATTTCAAAGAGCAAGGGTATGTTGTCAAAAGCGATGTCGTGCCGATGCACTTGATCGATAAGGCGGTGGATGTGTTGTGGGAGGAGATCGAGGCAGATCGCGATGATCCCGAGACGTGGATCAATGCAGGACCGAAGGGAAATTTGAAATGCAGCAACCATCCCGATGTGCGAGCGACGTTGACGGAGACCCCGATTCAGGATATGTGCGAAGAGATGGTGGGTAAA
The Gemmatimonadota bacterium DNA segment above includes these coding regions:
- a CDS encoding enolase — translated: MKITDIEVITFRVPGGRSRPSKWGYGIWGEEQKESASSIFKIATDEGLEGYMVGGDRRYLEGPIKRLLIGEDPLAREKIWNWMDQLVTFGHSLPEHVMGAVDCALWDLLGRMVDLPVHKILGGARDKVKAYASTYPNIGKPEDYAEHALECKKQGYKAYKVHAYICWNPHTWEPAPQVPGFPKEDIEVCKAVREAVGDDMVLMLDPFGVYTLEQSLWVGRELEKLNYYWLEHPMIETRTEAYRRLTRELDIAILSPEHIPGGVFTRAEWVLQGASDMLRIDQNYGGITGCYKMVNIAQAFGIQCEMHYGGWANMQILGATTEATCEYYERGLLRPDFDYETPPPYLNSIVDPMDDDGNVILPQLPGLGFDFNWDYINDNLVDP
- a CDS encoding 50S ribosomal protein L19 codes for the protein MDAILKSVSEAQLRDDIPAFEAGDTVRVHVRVVEGEKERIQLFEGVVIQRRGPGIHATFTVRKISTGGVGVERIFPLHTPRIAKIEVLRRGKVRRSKIFYLRDLRGRAARITERR
- the trmD gene encoding tRNA (guanosine(37)-N1)-methyltransferase TrmD, producing MRIDVITIFPDLIRDVLKYSIPRRAIDAGLIDILAHDLRDHADDKHKTIDDTPYGGGAGMIFKPEPIARAIEALPTGGRVIFLTPQGRLFTQSVANELSLSDHLVLLCGHYRGIDERVRENYVDDEISIGDYVLSGGELPALILIDALIRLIPGAIGNAESALEDSFQNGLLDCAWYTRPREFEGLTVPEALLSGDHKKVAQWRRDNARQRTLERRPDLLE
- the rimM gene encoding 16S rRNA processing protein RimM codes for the protein MKPRGIRGEAFLLPLTDFPQRFDDLDSVRVEAPDGTYSALNVAYVRAYGSRLAIKFQDIDTPEHVGRLREHFILVPRDAVHPLPDDSFYVFELEGLPVETASGTMVGHVVEVLSYPANDVYVVDRNGEDVLIPAVREIVHVDQKAGKIIVQEIEGLL
- the rpsP gene encoding 30S ribosomal protein S16, with translation MVRLRLRRMGAKKAPFFRVVAAEASSPRDGRFIEVLGHYNPTKDPQIIELKEDRIRYWLGVGAQPSDTVRSLFRQKGLLKQDQNEDAQPEDAESDAPSEE
- a CDS encoding signal recognition particle protein, whose amino-acid sequence is MFEMLTERLNGVFKQLRSRGRLSEANIDDAMREVRRALLEADVNYKVARSFIARIKERAIGQEVLKSITPGQQVVKVVHDELIALMGNQNAALQFAESPPSAIMMVGLQGSGKTTASAKLARLLASENKKPLLVAADIYRPAAIDQLCVLAEQVGVPVHRAPEGTDPVDICTQAMDRAKNENRDVVILDTAGRLHVDDERMDEVFRIREAVSPSEILFVCDAMTGQDAVSSASAFYEKLNFSGVVLTRMDSDTRGGAALSIREVAGVPIKYIGVSEKVDGLEVFHPDRMASRILGMGDVVTLVEKAQASIDDEQAKKVEQKLRSASFTFDDFLEQMAQIRQMGPLDQLMKMIPGVSKSMPDLQVDEKAFTHIEAIIYSMTPAERDKPHIINGSRRKRIANGSGRSIQDVNKLLKQFNMMQKMMKRMSRMEKQGKMAIPMFG
- the rpe gene encoding ribulose-phosphate 3-epimerase, producing the protein MVKIAPSFLSADFRTLENQVRLVEEAGAEYIHLDIMDGHFVPNITFGALVVEAIRKTTDLVLDVHLMISEPGKYLQDFADAGTDILTVHVEIEEDVPPLLDRIRKANMKAGATLRPGTEIEALFPLLPSLDLALIMSVEPGFGGQSFMPASLDRVRALKAEIVRQELDVEIEIDGGIGVENAHQVVEAGVQVLVAGSAVFRDGAIAKNVQAIRQAAMG
- a CDS encoding PASTA domain-containing protein, translated to MNLALKILREIALLGACAIFTAIIGLIVIDQIAMPIYVRQGVEVAVPDLIGLTPSQAQAQLQNKGLRMKEREPRWDTSVPAGQIVWQNPSALSHVKPNRTVYIAPSLGQRLHVVPDLRNRPLRQAQLWITQADLTVGKITEISSSEIKEGNIIDHKPKAGEKVAQGTQVELIVSTGPPRAFVNMPRVTELKLDEARRLLLSLGLQPNNIRYEFSTAYEPDIVIRQEPESGTPIKRGSPVLLIVSKL